One Pseudomonas tolaasii NCPPB 2192 genomic window carries:
- the glmS gene encoding glutamine--fructose-6-phosphate transaminase (isomerizing) yields the protein MCGIVGAVAERNVTAILLEGLKRLEYRGYDSAGVAVFTNAGKLERMRRPGKVSELEQALNGEPLVGRLGIAHTRWATHGAPCERNAHPHFSGDLAVVHNGIIENHEVLREQLKGQGYVFTSDTDTEVIAHLLNHKLKDLGDLTVALKATVKELHGAYGLAVVSASQPDRVVAARSGSPLVIGLGLGENFLASDQLALRQVTDRFMYLEEGDIADIRRESVQIWDVNGNTVEREAVQYRDGAEAADKGEFRHFMLKEIHEQPSVVQRTLEGRLSQNQVLVNAFGPQAAELFANVRNVQIVACGTSYHAGMVARYWLEELAGIPCQVEVASEFRYRKVVVQPDTLFVTISQSGETADTLAALRNAKELGYLGSLAICNVSISSLVRESDLTLLTQAGREIGVASTKAFTTQLVSLLLLTLSLGQVRGTLAEGVEATLVEELRRLPTRLGEALAMDGTVEKVAELFADKNHTLFLGRGAQYPVAMEGSLKLKEISYIHAEAYPAGELKHGPLALVDDDMPVVTVAPNNELLEKLKSNLQEVRARGGQLIVFADEKAGMTNGEGTHVINMPHIHDTLSPILYTIPLQLLSYYVAVLKGTDVDQPRNLAKSVTVE from the coding sequence ATGTGTGGAATTGTTGGCGCAGTCGCTGAACGTAACGTCACCGCCATTTTGCTCGAAGGCCTCAAACGCCTGGAATACCGTGGCTACGACAGCGCCGGTGTGGCGGTCTTCACCAACGCCGGCAAGCTGGAGCGCATGCGCCGCCCGGGCAAGGTCAGTGAGCTGGAACAAGCCCTGAACGGCGAGCCCCTGGTCGGCCGTCTGGGCATTGCCCACACCCGCTGGGCCACCCACGGCGCGCCGTGCGAGCGCAACGCCCACCCGCATTTCTCCGGCGACCTGGCCGTGGTGCACAACGGCATCATCGAAAACCACGAAGTGCTGCGCGAACAACTCAAGGGCCAAGGTTACGTGTTCACCTCGGACACCGACACCGAAGTCATCGCGCACCTGCTGAACCACAAGCTCAAGGACCTGGGCGATCTGACCGTCGCACTCAAAGCCACCGTCAAGGAATTGCACGGCGCCTACGGCCTGGCCGTGGTCAGCGCCAGCCAGCCTGACCGTGTGGTGGCTGCGCGCAGTGGCAGCCCACTCGTGATTGGCCTGGGCCTGGGCGAAAACTTCCTCGCCTCCGACCAACTGGCCCTGCGCCAGGTCACTGACCGCTTCATGTACCTGGAAGAAGGCGATATCGCCGACATCCGCCGTGAAAGCGTGCAAATCTGGGACGTCAACGGCAACACCGTAGAACGTGAAGCCGTGCAATACCGCGACGGTGCCGAAGCGGCTGACAAGGGTGAATTCCGCCACTTCATGCTCAAGGAAATCCACGAGCAGCCGTCCGTGGTGCAGCGCACCCTGGAAGGCCGCCTGAGCCAGAACCAGGTGCTGGTCAACGCCTTCGGCCCGCAAGCCGCCGAGCTGTTCGCCAACGTGCGCAACGTGCAGATCGTCGCCTGCGGCACCAGCTACCACGCCGGTATGGTTGCCCGTTACTGGCTGGAAGAACTGGCCGGCATCCCGTGCCAGGTCGAAGTCGCCAGCGAGTTCCGCTATCGCAAAGTGGTGGTGCAGCCGGACACCCTGTTCGTGACCATCTCCCAGTCGGGCGAAACCGCCGACACCCTGGCAGCCCTGCGCAATGCCAAGGAGTTGGGCTACCTCGGCAGCCTGGCCATCTGCAACGTGAGCATCAGCTCGCTGGTGCGCGAATCCGACCTGACCCTGCTGACCCAGGCCGGTCGTGAAATCGGCGTGGCTTCCACCAAAGCCTTCACTACCCAGCTCGTCAGCCTGCTGTTGCTGACCCTCTCCCTGGGCCAGGTGCGCGGCACCCTCGCCGAAGGCGTCGAAGCCACTCTGGTCGAAGAACTGCGTCGTCTGCCCACCCGTTTGGGCGAAGCCCTGGCCATGGACGGCACCGTGGAAAAAGTCGCCGAACTGTTTGCCGACAAGAACCACACCCTGTTCCTCGGCCGTGGCGCGCAATACCCGGTGGCGATGGAAGGCTCGCTCAAACTCAAGGAAATCTCCTATATCCACGCCGAAGCCTACCCGGCGGGTGAGCTGAAGCACGGCCCATTGGCGCTGGTAGATGACGACATGCCAGTGGTTACCGTGGCGCCGAACAACGAACTGCTGGAGAAGCTCAAGTCCAACCTGCAGGAAGTGCGCGCCCGTGGCGGCCAACTGATCGTGTTCGCCGACGAAAAGGCCGGCATGACCAACGGTGAAGGCACTCACGTTATCAACATGCCGCACATCCACGACACCCTGTCGCCGATCCTCTACACCATCCCGCTGCAACTGCTGTCGTACTACGTTGC
- a CDS encoding DeoR/GlpR family DNA-binding transcription regulator — protein sequence MSKRNTPQRRHNILTLLTEQGEVSVDELAKRFETSEVTIRKDLAALESNGLLLRRYGGAITMPQELVGDAAQPISAYKRAIARAAVMRLREHARIIIDSGSTTAAMIPELGHQPGLVVMTNSLHVARALSELEHEPVLLMTGGTWDPHSDSFQGQVAEQVLRSYDFDQLFIGADGIDLERGTTTFNELLGLSRVMAEVAREVVVMVESDKIGRKIPNLELPWSSVHTLITDDRLPLEARDQIQARGITLICAAVI from the coding sequence ATGTCGAAACGAAATACCCCCCAACGGCGCCACAACATTCTGACCTTGCTCACCGAACAGGGCGAAGTCAGCGTGGACGAATTGGCCAAACGTTTCGAAACCTCGGAAGTGACGATCCGCAAGGATCTGGCTGCTTTAGAGAGTAATGGCCTGTTGCTGCGTCGTTACGGCGGTGCAATCACCATGCCCCAGGAACTGGTCGGCGATGCCGCCCAACCCATCTCGGCCTACAAGCGCGCTATTGCCCGTGCGGCCGTGATGCGTTTGCGCGAACACGCACGCATCATCATCGACAGTGGCAGCACCACCGCCGCGATGATCCCCGAGCTGGGCCACCAGCCCGGCCTGGTGGTGATGACCAACTCCCTGCACGTTGCCCGTGCCTTGAGCGAACTGGAACACGAGCCGGTGCTGTTGATGACCGGCGGCACCTGGGACCCGCATTCCGATTCATTTCAGGGCCAGGTCGCCGAGCAGGTGCTGCGTTCCTACGACTTCGACCAACTGTTTATCGGTGCCGATGGCATCGACCTGGAACGCGGTACTACCACCTTCAACGAATTGCTCGGCCTCAGCCGGGTAATGGCCGAGGTCGCCCGCGAAGTCGTGGTGATGGTCGAGTCCGACAAGATCGGCCGCAAGATTCCCAACCTGGAACTGCCCTGGAGCAGCGTCCATACCCTTATCACCGATGATCGCCTGCCGCTTGAGGCCCGCGACCAGATCCAAGCCCGCGGCATTACGCTGATATGCGCGGCAGTCATCTAG
- the glmU gene encoding bifunctional UDP-N-acetylglucosamine diphosphorylase/glucosamine-1-phosphate N-acetyltransferase GlmU: MSLEIVILAAGQGTRMRSALPKVLHPVAGNSMLGHVIHSARQLDPQRIHVVIGHGADAVRERLAADDLNFVLQDKQLGTGHATAQAVPFISADTVLILYGDVPLIEVETLQRLLKHVVPGQMCLLTVELDDPTGYGRIVRDADGKVAAIVEHKDASEAQRAITEGNTGILAVPASKLADWMGRLSNNNAQGEYYLTDVIEMAVSDGLLVATEQPHDPMEVQGANDRKQLAELERHYQLREGRRLMAQGVTLRDPARFDVRGEVTVGRDVLIDINVILEGRVIIEDDVVIGPNCVIKDSTLRKGVVVKANSHLEGAVMGEGSDAGPFARLRPGSVLGARAHVGNFVELKNANLGEGAKAGHLTYLGDAVIGARTNIGAGTITCNYDGANKHVTVLGEDVFIGSNNSLVAPVKVGDGATTAAGSTINQDVDNLQLGVARARQRNIDGWKRPVKIKKS; the protein is encoded by the coding sequence ATGTCTCTCGAAATCGTCATTCTCGCCGCAGGTCAAGGCACTCGCATGCGTTCAGCCCTGCCCAAGGTGCTGCACCCGGTCGCGGGCAACTCCATGCTTGGTCATGTTATCCACAGCGCCCGCCAACTGGACCCGCAACGCATCCACGTAGTGATCGGCCACGGGGCCGATGCCGTTCGTGAACGACTGGCGGCTGATGACTTGAATTTCGTATTGCAGGACAAACAACTGGGCACCGGCCACGCCACCGCGCAGGCCGTGCCATTTATCAGCGCCGACACCGTGCTGATTCTCTACGGCGATGTGCCGCTGATTGAAGTGGAAACCCTGCAGCGCCTGCTCAAGCATGTGGTACCTGGCCAGATGTGCCTGCTTACCGTTGAGCTGGACGACCCCACCGGCTATGGGCGCATCGTGCGCGACGCCGATGGCAAGGTTGCAGCCATCGTCGAGCACAAGGACGCCAGTGAAGCCCAGCGCGCCATCACCGAAGGCAACACCGGTATCCTCGCCGTGCCTGCCAGCAAGCTCGCCGACTGGATGGGCCGCTTGTCCAACAACAACGCCCAGGGCGAGTACTACCTCACCGACGTCATCGAGATGGCCGTGAGTGATGGCCTGCTGGTCGCCACCGAGCAACCTCACGACCCGATGGAAGTGCAGGGCGCCAACGACCGCAAGCAACTCGCTGAACTGGAGCGTCATTACCAGCTGCGCGAAGGCCGCCGCCTGATGGCACAAGGCGTGACCCTGCGCGATCCGGCGCGTTTTGACGTGCGCGGTGAAGTCACCGTAGGCCGCGACGTGCTGATCGACATCAACGTGATCCTCGAAGGCCGCGTGATCATCGAAGACGACGTGGTGATCGGCCCGAACTGCGTGATCAAGGACAGCACCCTGCGCAAAGGCGTTGTGGTCAAGGCCAACAGCCACCTCGAAGGCGCCGTGATGGGCGAGGGCAGCGATGCGGGTCCGTTTGCACGCCTGCGCCCCGGCAGCGTGCTGGGCGCCCGCGCCCATGTGGGTAATTTCGTCGAACTGAAAAATGCAAACCTGGGTGAGGGCGCCAAGGCAGGTCACCTGACCTACCTGGGCGATGCGGTTATCGGCGCGCGCACCAACATCGGCGCCGGCACCATCACCTGCAACTACGATGGTGCCAACAAGCACGTTACCGTGCTGGGCGAGGATGTGTTCATCGGCTCCAACAACTCGTTGGTCGCTCCGGTCAAGGTTGGCGATGGCGCAACCACGGCGGCAGGTTCCACCATCAATCAGGATGTGGATAACTTGCAACTCGGCGTGGCCCGTGCCCGCCAGCGCAACATCGACGGCTGGAAACGCCCGGTGAAAATCAAAAAGAGCTGA
- a CDS encoding F0F1 ATP synthase subunit epsilon: MAMTVHCDIVSAEGEIFSGLVEFVTAHGDLGDLGIAMGHAPLITSLKPGPITLTKQGGEREVFYISGGFLEVQPNMVKVLADTVQRAGDLDEASAQEAVKAAEKALNEKGADFDYSAAAVRLAEAAAQLRTLQQIRKK; encoded by the coding sequence ATGGCTATGACAGTCCATTGCGATATCGTCAGCGCGGAAGGAGAAATCTTCTCCGGTCTGGTCGAGTTCGTGACAGCGCACGGTGACTTGGGTGATCTTGGTATTGCCATGGGTCACGCACCGCTGATCACCAGCTTGAAGCCAGGTCCGATCACTCTGACCAAGCAAGGCGGGGAGCGTGAGGTGTTTTACATCTCCGGTGGTTTCCTCGAGGTTCAGCCGAACATGGTCAAGGTACTTGCCGACACCGTGCAACGTGCTGGCGACCTGGATGAAGCCTCCGCTCAGGAAGCCGTCAAGGCTGCCGAGAAGGCCCTGAACGAAAAGGGTGCGGACTTCGACTACAGCGCTGCTGCTGTACGTCTGGCCGAGGCTGCAGCGCAGCTGCGCACGCTCCAGCAGATCCGCAAGAAGTAA
- the atpD gene encoding F0F1 ATP synthase subunit beta gives MSSGRIVQIIGAVIDVEFPRDSVPSIYNALKVQGAETTLEVQQQLGDGVVRTIAMGSTEGLKRGLDVVDSGAAISVPVGKATLGRIMDVLGNPIDEAGPIATEERWGIHRAAPSFAEQAGGNDLLETGIKVIDLVCPFAKGGKVGLFGGAGVGKTVNMMELIRNIAIEHSGYSVFAGVGERTREGNDFYHEMKDSNVLDKVALVYGQMNEPPGNRLRVALTGLTMAEKFRDEGNDVLLFVDNIYRYTLAGTEVSALLGRMPSAVGYQPTLAEEMGVLQERITSTKEGSITSIQAVYVPADDLTDPSPATTFAHLDATVVLSRDIASLGIYPAVDPLDSTSRQLDPNVIGQEHYDTARGVQYVLQRYKELKDIIAILGMDELSEADKQLVNRARKIQRFLSQPFFVAEVFTGASGKYVSLKDTIAGFKGILNGDYDHLPEQAFYMVGGIEEAIEKAKKL, from the coding sequence ATGAGTAGCGGACGTATCGTTCAAATCATCGGCGCCGTTATCGACGTGGAATTTCCACGCGACAGCGTACCGAGCATCTACAACGCGCTGAAAGTACAAGGCGCGGAAACTACTCTGGAAGTTCAGCAGCAGCTGGGCGACGGCGTAGTTCGTACCATTGCGATGGGTTCCACCGAAGGCTTGAAGCGCGGTCTGGACGTTGTCGACTCTGGCGCAGCCATCTCCGTACCGGTCGGTAAAGCGACCCTGGGCCGGATCATGGACGTACTGGGCAACCCGATCGACGAAGCTGGCCCGATTGCCACCGAAGAGCGCTGGGGTATTCACCGCGCAGCACCTTCGTTCGCCGAGCAAGCGGGCGGCAACGACCTGCTGGAAACCGGCATCAAGGTTATCGACCTGGTTTGCCCGTTTGCCAAGGGCGGTAAAGTCGGTCTGTTCGGTGGTGCCGGTGTAGGCAAGACCGTAAACATGATGGAACTGATCCGTAACATCGCCATCGAGCACAGCGGTTATTCCGTGTTCGCCGGTGTGGGCGAGCGTACCCGTGAGGGTAACGACTTCTACCACGAGATGAAGGACTCCAACGTTCTGGACAAAGTGGCACTGGTTTACGGTCAGATGAACGAGCCGCCGGGAAACCGTCTGCGCGTAGCACTGACTGGCCTGACCATGGCCGAGAAGTTCCGTGACGAAGGTAACGACGTTCTGCTGTTCGTCGACAACATCTACCGTTACACCCTGGCCGGTACTGAAGTATCTGCACTGCTGGGCCGTATGCCTTCGGCAGTAGGTTACCAGCCGACCCTGGCCGAAGAGATGGGCGTTCTGCAAGAACGTATCACTTCGACCAAAGAAGGTTCGATCACTTCGATCCAAGCGGTATACGTACCTGCGGATGACTTGACTGACCCGTCGCCTGCGACCACCTTCGCCCACTTGGACGCCACCGTCGTACTGTCCCGTGACATCGCTTCCCTGGGTATCTACCCGGCGGTCGATCCACTGGACTCGACTTCGCGCCAGCTGGACCCGAACGTGATCGGCCAGGAGCACTACGACACCGCTCGCGGCGTTCAGTACGTGCTGCAGCGTTACAAGGAACTGAAGGACATCATTGCGATCCTGGGTATGGACGAGCTGTCGGAAGCCGACAAGCAGTTGGTAAACCGTGCTCGTAAGATCCAGCGTTTCTTGTCGCAGCCGTTCTTCGTGGCTGAAGTCTTCACCGGTGCCTCGGGTAAATACGTTTCCCTGAAAGACACCATTGCTGGCTTCAAAGGCATCCTCAACGGTGACTACGACCACCTGCCAGAACAAGCGTTCTACATGGTCGGCGGCATCGAAGAAGCGATCGAGAAAGCCAAGAAACTGTAA
- the atpG gene encoding F0F1 ATP synthase subunit gamma has translation MAGAKEIRSKIASIKSTQKITSAMEKVAVSKMRKAQMRMAASRPYAERIRQVIGHLANANPEYRHPFMIDREVKRVGYVVVSSDRGLCGGLNTNLFKALVKDMAVNREKGVEIDLCVVGSKGAAFFRNFGGNVVAAISHLGEEPSINDLIGSVKVMLDAYLEGRIDRLSVVSNKFINTMTQQPTVEQLIPLVATPDQELKHHWDYLYEPDAKELLDGLMVRYVESQVYQAVVENNAAEQAARMIAMKNATDNAGDLISDLQLIYNKARQAAITQEISEIVGGAAAV, from the coding sequence ATGGCAGGCGCAAAAGAGATTCGCAGTAAGATTGCGAGCATCAAAAGCACGCAAAAAATTACCAGCGCCATGGAAAAAGTGGCGGTCAGCAAAATGCGCAAGGCACAAATGCGCATGGCTGCTAGCCGTCCTTATGCGGAGCGTATCCGCCAGGTAATTGGGCATTTGGCCAACGCCAACCCGGAATACCGCCACCCGTTCATGATCGACCGCGAAGTTAAGCGTGTGGGTTATGTGGTAGTGAGCAGTGACCGTGGTTTGTGCGGTGGTTTGAATACCAACCTGTTCAAGGCCCTGGTCAAGGACATGGCGGTAAACCGCGAAAAGGGCGTCGAGATCGATCTGTGTGTTGTTGGTAGCAAGGGTGCGGCCTTTTTCCGCAACTTCGGCGGTAACGTCGTTGCAGCTATCAGCCACCTGGGTGAAGAGCCGTCGATCAATGATTTGATCGGCAGTGTGAAGGTGATGCTGGATGCGTACCTGGAAGGCCGGATTGACCGCCTCTCCGTGGTATCCAACAAGTTCATCAACACCATGACCCAGCAGCCAACCGTGGAGCAATTGATTCCACTGGTGGCGACTCCGGATCAGGAACTCAAGCACCACTGGGACTACCTCTACGAACCAGACGCCAAAGAGCTGCTTGACGGCTTGATGGTGCGCTACGTGGAGTCGCAGGTGTACCAGGCGGTGGTCGAGAACAACGCAGCTGAACAAGCGGCGCGGATGATCGCGATGAAAAACGCTACCGATAACGCCGGTGATCTGATCAGCGATTTGCAGCTGATCTACAACAAGGCGCGTCAGGCTGCGATCACCCAAGAGATCTCGGAAATCGTCGGCGGCGCTGCCGCGGTTTAA
- the atpA gene encoding F0F1 ATP synthase subunit alpha — protein MQQLNPSEISEIIKGRIDKLDVTSQARNEGTVVSVSDGIVRIHGLADVMYGEMIEFPGGVYGMALNLEQDSVGAVVLGAYTSLAEGMSAKCTGRILEVPVGKELLGRVVDALGNPVDGKGPLGNTETDAVEKVAPGVIWRKSVDQPVQTGYKAVDAMIPVGRGQRELIIGDRQIGKTALAIDAIINQKDSGIFCVYVAIGQKQSTIANVVRKLEENGALANTIIVAASASESPALQFLAPYSGCTMGEYFRDRGEDALIVYDDLSKQAVAYRQISLLLRRPPGREAYPGDVFYLHSRLLERASRVSEEYVEKFTNGAVTGKTGSLTALPIIETQAGDVSAFVPTNVISITDGQIFLESAMFNSGIRPAVNAGVSVSRVGGAAQTKIIKKLSGGIRTALAQYRELAAFAQFASDLDEATRKQLEHGQRVTELMKQKQYAPMSIADMALSLYAAERGFLTDVEITKVGSFEQALIAYFNRDHADLLAKINVKGDFNDEIDAGMKAGIEKFKATQTW, from the coding sequence ATGCAGCAACTCAATCCTTCCGAAATAAGTGAAATTATCAAGGGCCGCATCGACAAGCTCGATGTGACCTCCCAAGCCCGTAACGAAGGCACTGTCGTCAGCGTATCTGACGGCATCGTGCGGATTCACGGTCTGGCCGACGTCATGTACGGCGAGATGATCGAGTTTCCGGGCGGCGTCTACGGTATGGCCCTCAACCTGGAGCAAGACTCCGTAGGTGCCGTTGTATTGGGCGCGTACACCAGTCTGGCTGAAGGCATGAGCGCCAAGTGCACAGGCCGCATTCTGGAAGTTCCGGTTGGTAAGGAACTGCTGGGTCGCGTTGTCGACGCACTGGGTAACCCTGTTGACGGTAAAGGTCCACTGGGCAACACCGAGACCGACGCGGTCGAGAAAGTTGCTCCAGGCGTGATCTGGCGTAAGTCGGTAGACCAGCCTGTACAGACTGGCTACAAAGCTGTCGATGCCATGATCCCGGTCGGCCGTGGCCAGCGTGAGCTGATCATCGGTGACCGTCAGATCGGTAAAACCGCTCTGGCGATCGACGCGATCATCAACCAGAAAGACAGCGGCATTTTCTGCGTCTACGTAGCCATCGGTCAGAAGCAATCGACCATCGCCAACGTGGTTCGCAAGCTGGAAGAAAACGGCGCCCTGGCCAACACGATCATCGTGGCTGCCAGTGCTTCGGAGTCTCCTGCGCTGCAATTCCTGGCACCGTACTCCGGTTGCACCATGGGCGAATACTTCCGCGACCGCGGTGAAGATGCGCTGATCGTTTATGACGATCTGTCCAAGCAAGCAGTGGCTTACCGCCAGATTTCCCTGCTGCTGCGCCGTCCACCAGGCCGTGAAGCTTACCCGGGCGACGTGTTCTATCTCCACTCCCGTCTGCTGGAGCGCGCATCCCGCGTATCCGAAGAGTACGTAGAGAAGTTCACCAACGGCGCAGTGACCGGCAAAACCGGTTCCCTGACCGCACTGCCGATCATCGAAACCCAGGCTGGCGACGTTTCCGCGTTCGTTCCGACCAACGTGATTTCCATCACCGACGGTCAGATCTTCCTGGAATCGGCCATGTTCAACTCGGGCATCCGCCCTGCAGTGAACGCCGGTGTTTCGGTATCCCGTGTGGGTGGTGCCGCTCAGACCAAGATCATCAAGAAGCTCTCCGGTGGTATCCGTACCGCTCTGGCTCAGTACCGTGAACTGGCGGCATTCGCCCAGTTCGCTTCTGACCTGGACGAAGCCACCCGTAAGCAACTTGAGCATGGTCAGCGCGTTACCGAGCTGATGAAGCAGAAGCAATACGCCCCTATGTCGATCGCTGACATGGCGTTGTCGCTGTATGCCGCTGAGCGTGGGTTCCTGACTGACGTCGAAATCACCAAGGTCGGCAGCTTCGAACAAGCGCTGATTGCTTACTTCAACCGCGATCACGCCGACTTGTTGGCCAAGATCAACGTGAAGGGTGACTTCAATGACGAAATCGACGCTGGCATGAAAGCCGGTATCGAGAAGTTCAAGGCCACCCAAACCTGGTAA
- a CDS encoding F0F1 ATP synthase subunit delta, which produces MAELTTLARPYAKAAFEHAQAHQQLASWSAMLGLAAAVSQDDTMQRVLKAPRLTSADKAATFIEVCGDKFDVKAQNFINVVAENDRLPLLPEIAALFDLYKAEEEKSVDVEVTSAFALNQEQQDKLAKVLSARLNREVRLQASEDASLIGGVVIRAGDLVIDGSIRGKIAKLAEALKS; this is translated from the coding sequence ATGGCAGAACTGACCACGTTGGCCCGACCTTACGCCAAGGCAGCCTTCGAGCACGCCCAGGCCCACCAGCAGCTGGCCTCTTGGTCAGCCATGCTCGGCCTGGCAGCAGCGGTGTCGCAAGACGACACCATGCAGCGCGTGCTCAAGGCCCCGCGCCTGACGAGCGCAGACAAGGCCGCCACTTTTATTGAAGTGTGCGGCGACAAGTTTGATGTGAAGGCACAGAACTTCATCAATGTCGTTGCCGAAAACGACCGTCTCCCGCTGTTGCCGGAGATCGCCGCTCTGTTCGACCTGTACAAGGCCGAAGAAGAGAAGTCGGTAGACGTTGAAGTGACCAGTGCTTTTGCATTGAACCAAGAACAGCAAGACAAACTCGCCAAGGTTCTCAGTGCACGACTCAATCGGGAAGTGCGCCTGCAAGCTTCGGAGGACGCATCCCTGATTGGTGGTGTTGTTATCCGTGCCGGCGACCTGGTTATCGATGGCTCGATTCGCGGAAAAATCGCGAAACTTGCCGAAGCATTGAAATCTTGA
- a CDS encoding F0F1 ATP synthase subunit B — protein MNINATLIGQSVAFFIFVVFCMKFVWPPVIAALHERQKKIADGLDAATRAARDLELAQEKAGHQLREAKAQAAEIIEQAKKRGNQIVEEAVDKARVEADRVKASAHAEIEQELNGVKDALRAQLGALAVGGAEKILGATIDQNAHAELVNKLAAEI, from the coding sequence GTGAACATTAATGCAACCCTGATTGGCCAATCCGTTGCGTTCTTCATTTTTGTAGTGTTTTGCATGAAGTTCGTGTGGCCTCCGGTCATCGCGGCTTTGCACGAACGTCAGAAGAAGATCGCGGACGGTTTGGACGCTGCCACCCGTGCAGCTCGCGACCTGGAGTTGGCCCAAGAGAAAGCGGGTCATCAACTGCGCGAAGCTAAGGCACAGGCAGCTGAAATCATTGAGCAAGCCAAGAAACGCGGTAACCAGATCGTCGAAGAGGCTGTTGATAAAGCCCGCGTCGAAGCTGACCGTGTGAAGGCTTCGGCTCATGCCGAGATCGAACAGGAACTGAACGGCGTCAAAGACGCGCTGCGTGCCCAACTGGGTGCTCTGGCGGTCGGCGGTGCCGAGAAGATCCTCGGTGCCACAATCGATCAAAACGCGCACGCGGAGCTGGTTAACAAACTGGCTGCTGAAATTTAA
- the atpE gene encoding F0F1 ATP synthase subunit C, with protein sequence METVVGLTAIAVALLIGLGALGTAIGFGLLGGKFLEGAARQPEMVPMLQVKMFIVAGLLDAVTMIGVGIALFFTFANPFVGQLAG encoded by the coding sequence ATGGAAACTGTAGTTGGTCTAACCGCTATCGCTGTTGCACTGTTGATCGGCCTGGGCGCCCTGGGTACTGCCATTGGTTTCGGCCTGCTGGGCGGCAAATTCCTGGAAGGCGCAGCGCGTCAGCCAGAAATGGTTCCAATGCTGCAAGTTAAAATGTTCATCGTCGCCGGCCTGCTCGACGCCGTGACCATGATCGGCGTTGGTATCGCTCTGTTCTTCACCTTCGCGAACCCTTTCGTTGGTCAACTCGCTGGCTAA
- the atpB gene encoding F0F1 ATP synthase subunit A, which produces MAETTASGYIQHHLQNLTFGQLPNGGWGFAHSAAEAKEMGFWAFHLDTLGWSVALGLIFVLIFRMAAKKATSGQPGALQNFVEVLVEFVDGSVKDSFHGRSPVIAPLALTIFVWVFLMNAVDLIPVDWIPQLAILISGDHHIPFRAVSTTDPNATLGMALSVFALIIFYSIKVKGIGGFIGELTLHPFGSKNIFVQALLIPVNFLLEFVTLVAKPISLALRLFGNMYAGELVFILIAVMFGSGLLWLSGLGVVLQWAWAVFHILIITLQAFIFMMLTIVYLSMAHEENH; this is translated from the coding sequence ATGGCAGAAACAACCGCTTCGGGCTATATCCAGCACCACTTGCAGAACCTGACCTTCGGTCAGCTTCCCAACGGCGGCTGGGGCTTCGCCCACTCCGCAGCAGAAGCAAAGGAAATGGGCTTTTGGGCTTTCCACCTGGATACTCTGGGCTGGTCGGTCGCACTGGGCCTGATCTTTGTCCTGATCTTCCGCATGGCGGCAAAGAAGGCAACTTCCGGTCAGCCAGGTGCTTTGCAGAACTTCGTTGAAGTATTGGTCGAATTCGTCGATGGCAGCGTGAAAGACAGCTTCCATGGCCGTAGCCCGGTGATTGCACCGCTGGCACTGACCATCTTCGTCTGGGTGTTCCTGATGAACGCCGTCGACCTGATCCCGGTCGACTGGATTCCTCAACTGGCCATCCTGATCTCCGGCGATCACCACATTCCATTCCGTGCGGTTTCCACCACGGACCCTAACGCCACCCTGGGCATGGCCCTGTCGGTGTTCGCGTTGATCATTTTCTACAGCATCAAGGTCAAGGGCATCGGCGGCTTCATCGGCGAACTGACCCTGCACCCGTTCGGCAGCAAGAACATCTTCGTTCAAGCCCTGCTGATTCCGGTGAACTTCCTGCTGGAGTTCGTGACCCTGGTCGCCAAGCCGATCTCCCTGGCCCTGCGACTGTTCGGCAACATGTATGCCGGCGAGCTGGTGTTCATCCTGATCGCTGTGATGTTCGGCAGCGGCCTGCTCTGGCTTAGCGGCCTGGGCGTAGTTCTGCAGTGGGCGTGGGCTGTGTTCCACATCCTGATCATCACCCTGCAGGCCTTCATCTTCATGATGCTGACCATCGTCTACCTGTCGATGGCGCACGAAGAGAACCATTAA